In a genomic window of Pseudomonas mohnii:
- the aspA gene encoding aspartate ammonia-lyase: MSSAASFRTEKDLLGVLEVPAQAYYGIQTLRAVNNFRLSGVPISHYPKLVVGLAMVKQAAADANRELGHLSEAKHAAISEACARLIRGDFHEEFVVDMIQGGAGTSTNMNANEVIANIALEAMGHQKGEYQYLHPNNDVNMAQSTNDAYPTAIRLGLLLGHDALLASLDSLIQSFAAKGAEFNHVLKMGRTQLQDAVPMTLGQEFRAFATTLGEDLARLKTLAPELLTEVNLGGTAIGTGINADPRYQHLAVQRLATISGHPLVPAADLIEATSDMGAFVLFSGMLKRTAVKLSKICNDLRLLSSGPRTGINEINLPARQPGSSIMPGKVNPVIPEAVNQVAFQIIGNDLALTIAAEGGQLQLNVMEPLIAFKIFDSIRLLQRAMDMLREHCIVGITANEERCRELVEHSIGLVTALNPYIGYENATRIARIALESGRGVLELVREEGLLDDAMLADILRPENMIAPRLVPLKA; the protein is encoded by the coding sequence ATGTCCTCCGCTGCATCTTTCCGCACAGAAAAAGACCTGCTTGGCGTACTCGAAGTACCGGCTCAAGCGTATTACGGCATCCAGACCCTGCGAGCGGTGAACAACTTCCGTCTCTCCGGCGTTCCGATTTCGCACTACCCGAAGCTGGTTGTCGGCCTGGCCATGGTCAAACAAGCCGCCGCTGACGCCAACCGTGAATTGGGTCACCTCAGTGAAGCCAAGCACGCGGCCATCAGCGAAGCCTGTGCACGATTGATCCGCGGCGATTTCCACGAAGAGTTCGTGGTGGACATGATTCAAGGCGGCGCTGGCACTTCGACCAACATGAACGCCAACGAAGTGATCGCCAACATCGCACTGGAGGCCATGGGTCACCAGAAAGGCGAATATCAGTACCTGCACCCGAACAACGACGTGAACATGGCGCAGTCGACCAACGACGCTTACCCGACGGCTATCCGCCTGGGTCTGCTGTTGGGTCACGATGCGCTGCTGGCCAGCCTCGACAGCCTGATTCAGTCGTTTGCCGCCAAAGGTGCAGAATTCAACCACGTCCTGAAGATGGGCCGTACCCAGCTGCAAGACGCCGTGCCGATGACCCTCGGCCAGGAATTCCGTGCTTTCGCCACGACCCTGGGCGAAGACCTGGCACGCCTGAAAACGCTGGCACCTGAACTGCTGACCGAAGTGAACCTGGGCGGCACCGCGATCGGCACCGGCATCAACGCCGACCCGCGCTACCAGCACCTGGCCGTTCAGCGCCTGGCAACCATCAGCGGTCATCCGCTGGTACCGGCAGCCGACCTGATCGAAGCCACTTCCGACATGGGCGCGTTCGTGCTGTTCTCCGGCATGCTCAAGCGTACCGCGGTGAAGCTGTCGAAGATCTGCAACGACTTGCGCCTGCTGTCCAGCGGTCCACGCACCGGCATCAACGAAATCAACCTGCCAGCGCGTCAGCCGGGCAGCTCGATCATGCCAGGCAAGGTCAACCCGGTTATCCCGGAAGCCGTTAACCAGGTCGCGTTCCAGATCATCGGTAACGACTTGGCGCTGACCATCGCGGCCGAAGGCGGCCAGCTGCAACTGAACGTGATGGAGCCGCTGATCGCGTTCAAGATCTTCGACTCGATCCGCCTGCTGCAACGCGCCATGGACATGCTGCGCGAGCACTGCATCGTCGGCATCACCGCCAACGAAGAGCGCTGCCGTGAACTGGTCGAACACTCGATCGGCCTGGTCACCGCACTGAACCCGTACATCGGCTATGAAAACGCCACCCGCATCGCCCGTATCGCACTTGAAAGCGGCCGCGGCGTGCTGGAACTGGTGCGCGAAGAAGGCTTGCTCGACGACGCCATGCTCGCCGACATCCTGCGCCCGGAAAACATGATTGCTCCGCGTCTGGTTCCGCTTAAGGCCTGA
- a CDS encoding LysR substrate-binding domain-containing protein, translating to MNLESKWLEDFSALAATRSFSQAAERRFVTQPAFSRRIRSLEAALGLTLVNRSRTPVELTAAGQLFLVTARTVVEQLGEVLRHLHHLEGGQGEVMQVAAAHSLALGFFPRWIAQLRNEGLNIATRLVATNVGDAVHALREGGCDLMLAFYDPDAAMQMDPEIFPSLHLGHTEMLPVCAADAEGKPLFDLEGEGSVPLLAYSAGAFLGRSVNMLLRQRALRFTTIYETAMADSLKSMALEGLGIAWVPQLSVRAELARGELVVCGGPQWHVPLEIRLYRCALVRKANVRLLWRKLEGGAAGSTI from the coding sequence ATGAATCTGGAAAGCAAATGGCTGGAGGACTTCAGTGCTCTGGCTGCCACCCGCAGCTTCTCCCAGGCGGCGGAACGGCGTTTCGTGACCCAGCCGGCGTTCAGTCGGCGGATCCGCAGCCTGGAGGCCGCGCTGGGCCTGACGCTGGTCAACCGCTCGCGCACGCCGGTGGAGCTGACGGCGGCGGGGCAGTTGTTCCTCGTCACCGCACGGACCGTGGTCGAGCAACTCGGTGAGGTGTTGCGTCATTTGCATCATCTGGAAGGCGGGCAGGGTGAAGTGATGCAGGTCGCTGCCGCTCACTCGCTGGCGCTGGGGTTCTTTCCACGCTGGATCGCCCAACTGCGCAACGAAGGCCTGAACATCGCCACGCGATTGGTGGCAACCAACGTTGGCGATGCGGTGCATGCCTTGCGGGAAGGCGGCTGCGACTTGATGCTGGCGTTCTACGACCCGGATGCGGCCATGCAGATGGACCCGGAAATCTTCCCTTCGCTGCACCTGGGCCATACCGAGATGCTCCCGGTTTGCGCGGCGGATGCAGAGGGCAAGCCGCTGTTCGATCTGGAAGGTGAGGGCAGTGTGCCTTTGCTGGCCTACAGCGCGGGCGCGTTTCTCGGTCGCTCGGTGAACATGCTGTTACGTCAGCGAGCGTTGCGCTTCACTACCATCTACGAAACCGCCATGGCCGACAGCCTCAAAAGCATGGCGCTGGAGGGACTGGGCATCGCCTGGGTGCCGCAACTGAGTGTGCGCGCCGAACTGGCGCGCGGTGAACTGGTGGTCTGCGGCGGTCCGCAATGGCATGTGCCCCTGGAAATTCGCCTGTATCGCTGCGCCCTGGTGCGCAAGGCCAATGTGCGGTTGTTGTGGCGCAAGCTGGAGGGCGGAGCGGCGGGCTCGACCATCTGA
- the purE gene encoding 5-(carboxyamino)imidazole ribonucleotide mutase encodes MSALVGVIMGSKSDWSTLSHTADMLEKLGIPYEVKVVSAHRTPDLLFQYAEEAEARGIEVIIAGAGGAAHLPGMCAAKTHLPVLGVPVQSSMLSGVDSLLSIVQMPAGIPVATLAIGKAGAINAALLSASILGAKHPQFHAVLKTFRAEQTDSVLENPDPRIA; translated from the coding sequence ATGAGTGCATTGGTTGGCGTGATCATGGGCTCCAAGTCCGATTGGTCCACCCTTAGCCACACCGCCGATATGCTGGAAAAGCTCGGCATCCCCTACGAGGTGAAAGTGGTCTCTGCCCACCGCACCCCGGACCTGCTGTTCCAGTACGCTGAAGAAGCCGAGGCGCGTGGCATCGAGGTGATCATCGCCGGTGCCGGTGGCGCGGCCCACTTGCCTGGCATGTGTGCGGCCAAGACCCACCTGCCGGTGCTGGGCGTGCCGGTGCAGTCGTCGATGCTCTCGGGTGTCGATTCGCTGCTCTCTATTGTGCAGATGCCTGCGGGCATTCCGGTCGCCACCCTGGCCATCGGCAAGGCTGGCGCGATCAACGCCGCGCTGCTGTCGGCGAGTATCCTGGGCGCCAAGCACCCGCAGTTCCACGCGGTGTTGAAAACCTTCCGTGCTGAGCAGACAGACAGCGTCCTGGAAAATCCAGACCCACGCATCGCCTGA
- a CDS encoding 5-(carboxyamino)imidazole ribonucleotide synthase, protein MKIGVIGGGQLGRMLALAGTPLGMNFAFLDPAPDACAAALGEHLRADYGDQDHLRQLADEVDLVTFEFESVPAETVAFLSQFVPVYPSAEALRIARDRWFEKSMFKDLGIPTPAFADIQSQADLDAAVASIGLPAVLKTRTLGYDGKGQKVLRTPEDVVGTFAELGNVACLLEGFVPFTGEVSLIAVRARDGETRFYPLVHNTHDSGILKLSVASTDHPLQALAEDYSSRVLKQLDYVGVMAFEFFEVDGGLKANEIAPRVHNSGHWTTEGAECSQFENHLRAVAGLPLGSTAKVGESAMLNFIGKVPETEKVLAIADCHLHHYGKAFKVGRKVGHANLRCADRETLAAQILKVEALIAE, encoded by the coding sequence ATGAAGATCGGTGTAATCGGTGGCGGCCAGTTGGGCCGCATGTTGGCGCTGGCGGGCACTCCGCTGGGCATGAACTTCGCTTTTCTGGACCCGGCGCCGGACGCCTGCGCTGCGGCATTGGGTGAACACCTGCGCGCCGACTACGGTGACCAGGATCACCTGCGTCAGTTGGCCGATGAAGTCGATCTGGTGACCTTTGAATTCGAGAGCGTCCCGGCCGAAACCGTGGCGTTCCTGTCGCAATTCGTTCCGGTTTATCCGAGTGCCGAAGCCTTGCGCATTGCCCGCGATCGCTGGTTCGAGAAGAGCATGTTCAAGGACCTGGGGATTCCAACCCCGGCGTTTGCCGACATTCAGTCGCAAGCCGATCTCGACGCCGCTGTGGCCTCCATCGGTCTGCCGGCCGTGCTCAAGACCCGCACCCTGGGTTACGACGGCAAGGGCCAGAAAGTGCTGCGCACCCCTGAAGATGTGGTCGGCACGTTTGCCGAGCTGGGCAACGTCGCCTGCCTGCTGGAAGGCTTCGTGCCGTTCACCGGTGAAGTCTCGTTGATCGCCGTGCGTGCCCGAGACGGTGAGACCCGCTTCTACCCGCTGGTGCACAACACCCACGACAGCGGCATCCTCAAGCTGTCCGTGGCCAGCACCGATCATCCGCTGCAAGCCCTGGCCGAAGACTATTCCAGCCGCGTGCTCAAGCAACTGGATTACGTGGGGGTGATGGCGTTCGAGTTCTTTGAAGTCGACGGTGGCCTCAAGGCCAACGAAATCGCCCCGCGCGTACACAACTCCGGGCACTGGACCACCGAAGGCGCCGAATGCAGCCAGTTCGAAAACCACCTGCGCGCCGTGGCCGGCTTGCCGTTGGGTTCGACGGCCAAGGTCGGCGAAAGCGCCATGCTCAACTTTATCGGCAAAGTGCCGGAGACCGAGAAAGTCCTGGCCATCGCCGATTGCCACCTGCACCACTATGGCAAGGCATTCAAGGTCGGGCGCAAGGTCGGTCACGCCAACCTGCGTTGTGCAGACCGCGAGACGCTGGCCGCGCAGATCCTCAAGGTCGAAGCGCTCATCGCCGAATAG
- a CDS encoding GlsB/YeaQ/YmgE family stress response membrane protein: MGIIGTIFIGLIVGLLARFLKPGDDSMGWIMTILLGIGGSLAATYGGQALGFYQAGQGAGFIGALVGAVVLLVIYGLIKKN; the protein is encoded by the coding sequence ATGGGAATTATCGGAACCATCTTTATCGGCCTGATCGTCGGCCTGCTGGCGCGGTTCCTGAAACCGGGCGATGACAGCATGGGCTGGATCATGACCATCCTGCTCGGTATTGGCGGTTCGCTGGCGGCTACTTATGGCGGCCAGGCATTGGGCTTTTATCAGGCCGGCCAAGGTGCGGGTTTCATTGGCGCACTGGTGGGCGCCGTCGTGTTGCTGGTGATCTACGGCCTGATCAAAAAGAACTGA
- a CDS encoding DUF3299 domain-containing protein translates to MRRLLLTLLFLGTGLAHAAELPETDWLELMPKSDQKALEAMPEIDHNSPEANGTFTEKGGMKQSKGLPAVMYSTKTVASMNDKNIRIGGYPVPLETDAKGRSTLFFLVPYPGACIHVPPPPPNQLVLVRYPQGLKLNDIYTPLWVTGTLKIEKVSNDLADAAYALDAAKVRVVKESDL, encoded by the coding sequence ATGCGCCGTCTTCTTTTGACTCTTCTTTTCCTGGGCACGGGCCTGGCTCATGCCGCCGAACTGCCGGAAACCGACTGGCTCGAACTGATGCCCAAGTCGGACCAGAAAGCCCTCGAGGCCATGCCCGAAATCGACCACAACTCCCCCGAGGCCAATGGCACCTTTACCGAAAAGGGTGGCATGAAGCAGAGCAAAGGCCTGCCGGCGGTGATGTATTCAACCAAAACCGTAGCGTCGATGAACGACAAGAACATTCGTATCGGTGGTTATCCGGTGCCGTTGGAGACCGACGCGAAAGGACGCAGCACGCTGTTTTTCCTGGTGCCGTACCCGGGTGCCTGCATCCACGTGCCGCCACCGCCACCGAATCAACTGGTGCTGGTGCGTTATCCGCAAGGTTTGAAACTCAACGACATCTACACACCGCTGTGGGTGACCGGCACGCTGAAGATCGAGAAGGTCAGCAATGACCTGGCCGATGCGGCGTATGCACTGGATGCGGCGAAGGTGCGTGTGGTGAAAGAGTCGGATCTGTAG
- a CDS encoding D-hexose-6-phosphate mutarotase encodes MNTPNVEAVKLDELNCWRIRHGQAELLVAQQGAQILSYQLAGRPPLIWLNDEAVFKTGKSIRAGVPVCWPWFGNLARNPQSVQSMRVSHEPAAAHGLVRAMDWELGGIEAEGDSLKIEFLLPYPEGGLPGWPHQVDLKLSIRLDEQLHIHLTSHNQGAENVTISQALHSYFAVSDVRNVHVEGLDGLDYIETLDDWKTVTQSGDLRFTGETDRIYLNTPATLSIVDPAWERRIALTSSGSRSAVIWNPWIERAAAFSDMANDGWQRMLCIETANVMGDVVSLAPGASHTLGVSIASKPL; translated from the coding sequence ATGAACACGCCCAACGTTGAAGCCGTGAAACTGGATGAACTGAACTGCTGGCGCATCCGCCACGGCCAGGCCGAATTGCTGGTCGCCCAGCAAGGTGCGCAGATCCTCAGTTATCAACTGGCCGGCCGGCCACCGTTGATCTGGCTCAACGACGAGGCGGTGTTCAAGACGGGCAAGAGCATTCGTGCCGGCGTACCGGTTTGCTGGCCGTGGTTCGGCAACCTGGCGCGCAACCCACAGAGCGTTCAGTCGATGCGCGTCAGCCACGAACCGGCCGCAGCTCACGGTCTGGTGCGAGCGATGGACTGGGAACTGGGCGGCATAGAAGCAGAGGGCGATAGCCTCAAGATCGAATTCCTCCTGCCCTACCCCGAAGGCGGTCTGCCGGGCTGGCCGCATCAGGTGGACTTGAAGCTGAGCATTCGTCTGGATGAACAGTTGCATATCCACCTGACCAGCCACAACCAGGGCGCTGAAAACGTCACCATCAGCCAGGCGCTACACAGCTATTTCGCCGTCAGCGATGTGCGCAACGTGCATGTCGAAGGGCTGGATGGCCTGGATTACATCGAGACGCTGGACGACTGGAAAACCGTCACTCAGTCCGGCGACTTGCGCTTTACCGGCGAGACCGATCGCATCTACCTGAATACCCCGGCGACGCTGAGCATCGTCGATCCAGCCTGGGAGCGCCGCATCGCGCTGACCAGCAGTGGTTCACGCTCCGCAGTGATCTGGAACCCATGGATCGAGCGCGCCGCCGCGTTCAGCGACATGGCCAACGATGGCTGGCAGCGCATGCTGTGCATCGAGACGGCGAATGTGATGGGTGATGTGGTTTCGCTGGCGCCGGGTGCAAGCCATACCCTGGGCGTCAGCATCGCCAGCAAGCCGCTCTAA
- a CDS encoding acyl-CoA thioesterase codes for MIELEQEDPIPQGDLALQITALPRETNGFGDIFGGWLVSQMDLAGTAMASKVAGGRVATVAIDRMAFLVPVAVGAQLSFYTQALEIGRSSIKMMVEVWSDDPLSSEWRKVTEAVFVFVAIDGSGRTRSVPPRAR; via the coding sequence ATGATAGAGCTCGAACAAGAAGATCCGATTCCGCAAGGCGACCTGGCCCTGCAAATCACCGCCCTTCCTCGCGAAACCAACGGCTTTGGCGATATTTTCGGCGGCTGGCTGGTTTCGCAAATGGACTTGGCTGGCACCGCTATGGCCAGCAAGGTTGCCGGTGGGCGCGTGGCCACGGTGGCGATCGACCGTATGGCGTTCCTGGTACCGGTGGCGGTGGGTGCTCAGCTCTCCTTCTATACGCAGGCACTGGAAATCGGCCGTAGCTCGATCAAGATGATGGTCGAGGTCTGGAGCGACGATCCGCTGTCCAGCGAATGGCGTAAAGTCACTGAAGCGGTGTTCGTGTTCGTCGCCATCGATGGCAGCGGCCGCACCCGTTCGGTTCCGCCCAGAGCTCGTTGA
- a CDS encoding MFS transporter — MTTAPSSIAQPSQPARPLTRNDYKTLSLSALGGALEFYDFIIFVFFATVVGKLFFPADMPEWLRLMQTFGIFAAGYLARPLGGIVMAHFGDLLGRKKMFTLSIFMMAVPTLIMGLLPTYAQIGMWAPILLLLMRVIQGAAIGGEVPGAWVFVSEHVPQRHIGYACGTLTSGLTAGILLGSLVATAINSLYTPVEVADYAWRIPFLLGGVFGLFSVYLRRWLHETPVFAELQLRKALAEEVPLRAVLRDHRGAIAISMLLTWLLSAGIVVLILMTPTVLQTVYHFSPTTSLQANSVAIIFLSVGCIIAGALADRFGAGRVFVFGCAALLASSWTFYHSLADHPDWLFPLYALTGLLVGTIGAVPYVMVKAFPPVVRFSGLSFSYNVAYAIFGGLTPMIVSLLLKESPMGPAYYVAVLCGVGIVVGGYLWKKGR; from the coding sequence ATGACCACAGCGCCCTCGAGTATCGCGCAGCCAAGCCAACCTGCACGTCCGCTGACCCGCAACGACTACAAGACCCTATCGCTGTCGGCCCTGGGCGGCGCGCTGGAATTCTACGACTTCATCATTTTCGTGTTCTTTGCCACGGTGGTGGGGAAACTGTTCTTCCCGGCGGACATGCCTGAGTGGCTGCGTTTGATGCAGACTTTCGGCATCTTCGCCGCCGGTTACCTGGCGCGGCCGCTGGGCGGCATCGTGATGGCGCACTTCGGCGACCTGCTGGGGCGCAAGAAAATGTTCACCTTGAGCATTTTCATGATGGCGGTGCCGACCCTGATCATGGGCCTGCTGCCGACCTATGCGCAGATCGGCATGTGGGCGCCTATCCTGTTGCTGCTGATGCGGGTGATCCAGGGCGCGGCCATTGGCGGCGAAGTGCCGGGCGCCTGGGTCTTCGTTTCCGAGCACGTACCGCAACGGCACATCGGCTACGCCTGCGGCACGCTGACCAGCGGTCTGACGGCGGGCATCCTCCTGGGATCTCTGGTGGCGACGGCGATCAACAGCCTTTACACCCCGGTGGAAGTGGCGGATTACGCCTGGCGGATTCCGTTCCTGTTGGGCGGTGTGTTTGGCCTTTTCTCGGTGTACCTGCGCCGCTGGTTGCACGAAACCCCGGTGTTCGCCGAACTGCAATTGCGCAAGGCCCTGGCCGAAGAAGTGCCGCTGCGTGCGGTGCTGCGTGACCATCGTGGTGCCATCGCGATTTCCATGCTGCTGACCTGGCTGTTGTCCGCCGGGATCGTGGTGTTGATTCTGATGACCCCGACCGTGTTGCAAACGGTCTATCACTTCTCGCCAACCACATCCCTGCAGGCGAACAGTGTGGCGATCATTTTCCTTAGCGTTGGTTGCATCATTGCCGGCGCATTGGCCGATCGTTTTGGTGCGGGGCGGGTGTTCGTATTCGGTTGTGCGGCCCTGCTGGCCAGCTCCTGGACCTTCTACCACAGCCTGGCTGACCATCCTGACTGGCTGTTCCCGCTGTATGCCCTGACCGGCCTGCTGGTCGGCACCATCGGTGCGGTGCCGTACGTCATGGTCAAGGCGTTCCCGCCTGTGGTGCGCTTTAGCGGCTTGTCCTTTTCCTACAACGTGGCCTACGCCATTTTCGGTGGCCTGACGCCGATGATCGTCAGTTTGTTGCTCAAGGAAAGCCCGATGGGGCCGGCCTATTATGTGGCGGTGCTGTGTGGCGTCGGGATTGTGGTGGGCGGTTATCTCTGGAAGAAAGGGCGCTGA
- a CDS encoding phosphate ABC transporter substrate-binding protein PstS, which produces MKLKRLMAAMTFVAAGVATANAVAAVDPSIPSYTKTTGVSGNLSSVGSDTLANLMTLWAENYKKEYPNVNIQIQAAGSATAPPALTEGTSNLGPMSRKMKDTELAAFEQKYGYKPTAIPVAVDALAVFVHKDNPIQHLTMEQVDAIFSSTRLCGAKTEVKTWGDLGVTGDLANKPVQLFGRNSVSGTYGYFKEEALCKGDYKPNVNEQPGSASVVQSISSSLNGIGYSGIGYKTASVKTVALAKKGSTDFIEDSEENALNGKYPLSRFLYVYVNKAPNKPLAPLEAEFVKLVLSKQGQEVVVKDGYIPLPAKVAAKALADLGLSEGGAEVAKK; this is translated from the coding sequence ATGAAACTGAAGCGTTTGATGGCGGCAATGACTTTTGTCGCTGCTGGCGTTGCGACTGCCAACGCGGTTGCCGCTGTTGACCCGTCGATCCCGAGCTACACCAAGACCACTGGTGTGTCGGGCAACCTGTCCAGCGTCGGTTCCGATACCCTGGCCAACCTCATGACCCTGTGGGCTGAGAACTACAAAAAAGAATACCCGAACGTAAACATCCAGATTCAGGCCGCTGGCTCCGCCACCGCGCCACCTGCGCTGACTGAAGGCACCTCTAACCTGGGCCCGATGAGCCGCAAGATGAAGGACACCGAACTGGCTGCCTTCGAGCAGAAGTACGGCTACAAGCCAACCGCTATCCCGGTTGCCGTGGACGCCCTGGCGGTGTTCGTGCACAAGGACAACCCGATCCAGCACCTGACCATGGAACAAGTCGACGCGATCTTCTCGTCCACTCGTCTGTGCGGCGCCAAGACCGAAGTCAAAACCTGGGGTGACCTGGGCGTGACCGGCGACCTGGCCAACAAGCCGGTTCAACTGTTCGGTCGTAACTCGGTATCCGGCACCTATGGCTACTTCAAAGAAGAAGCCCTGTGCAAAGGCGACTACAAACCAAACGTCAACGAACAACCAGGTTCGGCTTCGGTCGTGCAGTCGATCAGCTCCTCGCTGAACGGCATCGGTTACTCGGGCATCGGTTACAAGACCGCCAGCGTGAAGACCGTGGCCCTGGCCAAGAAAGGCAGCACCGACTTCATTGAAGACAGCGAAGAAAACGCCCTGAACGGCAAATACCCGCTGTCCCGCTTCCTGTACGTATACGTCAACAAGGCCCCGAACAAGCCTCTGGCCCCGCTGGAAGCCGAGTTCGTGAAACTGGTTCTGTCGAAACAGGGTCAGGAAGTGGTCGTGAAAGACGGTTACATCCCACTGCCAGCCAAGGTTGCTGCAAAAGCACTGGCTGACCTGGGGCTGTCGGAAGGCGGCGCTGAAGTCGCAAAAAAGTAA
- a CDS encoding ABC transporter permease subunit: MNDLANSNMTTNPPKRIDFNTPELQRKRRIRALKDRLTRWYVLVGGLAVLGAITLIFFFLAYVVAPLFQGASLTAKDAITPAWMQDAGKPLMISLEEQNQVAMRVSDKGQALFFDIDSGAELKRVDLPVPAGVTVTSIGEDQPGHPLVAVGLSNGQALVFRHTYKVSYPQGKKTISPAVEYPYGEAPIVVNEAGGALEHVSLNANDSTLMLVGATGSQLNVLSLTSEENMMTGEITNEQKRIDLPQMTEPVKNIFVDPRQQWLYVVNGRAQADVFSLRDKSLNGRYKLLEDGEAQVTASTQLVGGISLIIGDSKGGLAQWFMARDQDGEQRLKQIRTFQMGTTPIVEITAEERRKGFIALDASGKLGVFHSTAHRTLLVDQVVEGQGIFGLSPRANRVIVEAGGKLQPLLLDNPHPEVSWSALWSKVWYENYDEPKYVWQSTAANTDFEPKLSLSPLTFGTLKAAFYAMLLAAPLAVAAAIYTAYFMAPGMRRKVKPVIELMEAMPTVILGFFAGLFLAPYVEGHLPGIFSLLMLLPIGILVAGFVFSRLPESIRLKVPDGWESAILIPVILFVGWLSLYMSPFMENWFFGGDMRMWISHDLGITYDQRNALVVGLAMGFAVIPNIYSIAEDAVFSVPRGLTLGSLALGATPWQTMTRVVILTASPGIFSALMIGMGRAVGETMIVLMATGNTPVMEMNLFEGLRTLAANVAVEMPESEVGGSHYRVLFLSALVLLLFTFVMNTLAELIRQRLRKKYSSL; the protein is encoded by the coding sequence ATGAATGATCTGGCCAATTCCAACATGACTACAAATCCCCCCAAGCGGATTGATTTCAATACGCCTGAGCTGCAACGCAAGCGCCGCATTCGCGCGCTCAAAGATCGCCTGACCCGCTGGTACGTCCTCGTGGGTGGCCTGGCCGTGCTGGGTGCGATCACGTTGATCTTTTTCTTCCTTGCCTACGTCGTCGCGCCCCTGTTCCAGGGTGCCAGCCTGACCGCCAAGGACGCCATCACGCCTGCCTGGATGCAAGACGCCGGCAAGCCGCTGATGATCTCCCTGGAAGAGCAGAACCAAGTGGCCATGCGGGTTTCCGACAAAGGCCAGGCGCTGTTCTTCGATATCGACAGTGGCGCTGAACTCAAGCGCGTCGATTTGCCTGTTCCGGCCGGCGTCACCGTGACCTCCATCGGAGAAGACCAGCCAGGTCACCCGTTGGTGGCCGTGGGCCTGTCCAACGGTCAGGCGCTGGTGTTCCGTCACACCTATAAAGTCAGCTACCCGCAAGGCAAGAAAACCATTTCGCCAGCGGTCGAGTACCCGTACGGCGAAGCACCTATCGTGGTGAACGAGGCGGGTGGTGCGCTTGAGCACGTCAGCCTCAATGCCAACGATTCGACCCTGATGCTGGTTGGCGCCACCGGTTCGCAACTCAATGTGTTGTCGCTCACCAGCGAAGAAAACATGATGACCGGCGAAATCACCAACGAGCAGAAGCGTATCGATCTGCCGCAAATGACCGAACCGGTGAAAAACATCTTCGTCGATCCGCGTCAGCAGTGGCTGTACGTGGTCAACGGGCGTGCCCAGGCCGACGTATTCAGCCTGCGCGACAAGAGTCTCAACGGTCGCTACAAACTGCTGGAAGACGGTGAAGCCCAAGTCACGGCCAGCACTCAGTTGGTTGGCGGTATCTCGCTGATCATCGGCGACTCCAAAGGTGGCCTGGCTCAATGGTTCATGGCGCGCGATCAGGACGGTGAACAACGCCTCAAGCAGATCCGTACCTTCCAGATGGGCACCACGCCTATTGTTGAAATCACTGCCGAAGAACGCCGCAAGGGCTTTATCGCCCTCGACGCCTCCGGCAAGCTCGGCGTATTCCACAGTACGGCCCACCGCACCTTGCTGGTGGATCAAGTGGTCGAAGGCCAGGGCATTTTCGGCCTGTCGCCACGGGCCAACCGCGTGATCGTGGAAGCCGGCGGCAAGCTGCAACCGTTGCTGCTCGACAACCCGCACCCGGAAGTCTCGTGGAGCGCGCTGTGGAGCAAGGTCTGGTACGAGAACTACGACGAGCCTAAATACGTCTGGCAATCGACCGCCGCCAACACCGATTTCGAACCCAAGCTGAGCCTGTCGCCGCTGACCTTCGGTACCCTCAAGGCCGCGTTCTACGCGATGCTGCTGGCGGCTCCACTGGCCGTCGCCGCTGCGATCTACACCGCGTACTTCATGGCACCGGGCATGCGCCGCAAGGTCAAGCCGGTGATCGAACTGATGGAAGCGATGCCGACGGTGATCCTCGGTTTCTTCGCCGGTCTGTTCCTCGCCCCGTATGTGGAAGGGCACTTGCCGGGCATCTTCAGCCTGCTGATGCTCCTGCCGATCGGCATTCTGGTCGCCGGTTTCGTCTTCAGTCGCCTGCCTGAATCCATTCGCCTGAAAGTGCCCGATGGCTGGGAAAGCGCGATCCTGATCCCGGTGATCCTCTTCGTTGGCTGGCTCTCGCTGTACATGAGCCCGTTCATGGAGAACTGGTTCTTCGGCGGCGACATGCGCATGTGGATCTCCCACGACCTGGGCATCACCTACGACCAGCGCAACGCACTGGTGGTCGGCCTGGCCATGGGCTTTGCGGTCATCCCGAACATCTACTCCATCGCCGAAGACGCCGTGTTCAGCGTACCGCGTGGCCTCACCCTCGGCTCCCTGGCCCTCGGTGCCACGCCGTGGCAGACCATGACGCGCGTGGTGATCCTCACCGCCAGCCCGGGCATCTTCTCGGCGCTGATGATCGGCATGGGCCGTGCGGTCGGTGAAACCATGATCGTGTTGATGGCCACCGGTAACACCCCGGTCATGGAGATGAACCTGTTCGAAGGTCTGCGCACCCTGGCCGCCAACGTCGCGGTGGAAATGCCCGAATCGGAAGTCGGCGGCAGTCACTACCGCGTGCTGTTCCTCTCGGCGCTGGTGTTGCTGTTGTTCACCTTCGTCATGAACACCCTCGCGGAACTGATTCGTCAGCGTCTGCGCAAGAAATACTCGTCGCTTTAA